Within Candidatus Methylomirabilota bacterium, the genomic segment CCCCGCCAGACGCGCGGCCACTCGCTGCTGGAGATCGGATGGACGATCGCGCCGGCCCTGGTCCTGCTGGTCATCGCCATCCCCACCATCCAGGTCATCTTCCGCACGCAGGGCGCGGCGCCGCGCGGCGCGCTGGAGGTCGTCGTGCGCGGCTGGCAGTGGTGGTGGGAGTTCCGCTACCCGTCGCTCGGTCTGGTGACGGCGAACGAGCTCCACCTGCCGGCGGGCCGCCCGGTCGTGCTGCGGCTGGAGGGGCCCGATGTCATTCACTCCTTCTGGGTGCCCCAGCTGGGCGGCAAGCGCGACGTCGTTCCTGGCCGGATCAATCAGATCGCCCTCACCCCCGACGCGCCCGGCGAATACCTGGGCCAGTGCGCGGAGTTCTGCGGCGCCTCCCACGCCAACATGCGCGTCCGCGTCTTCGTGGACACGCCGGCCGCCTTCGAGCGCTGGGTCGCCGCCCAGAAGGCGCCGCCGGCCGAGCCGGCGGGCGCCGCCGCCGACGGCAAGGCGGTCTT encodes:
- the coxB gene encoding cytochrome c oxidase subunit II, whose product is MTPCRRHGLRTTLAGVAVVLGGCAWDTPQSSLVARSDVARAILDIYGLIAWVTIGIALVVSSVLAWVLLRYRERAGAPLPRQTRGHSLLEIGWTIAPALVLLVIAIPTIQVIFRTQGAAPRGALEVVVRGWQWWWEFRYPSLGLVTANELHLPAGRPVVLRLEGPDVIHSFWVPQLGGKRDVVPGRINQIALTPDAPGEYLGQCAEFCGASHANMRVRVFVDTPAAFERWVAAQKAPPAEPAGAAADGKAVFTRNACVGCHTIRGVSAGTLGPDLTHFGSRQTLAAGLLPATVENVTAWLRNPAALKPGVKMPNLGLGEPDARTLAAYLVSLK